From Streptomyces sp. NBC_01754, a single genomic window includes:
- a CDS encoding ABC transporter ATP-binding protein gives MSVSAGNTAFPTFPTPSGGEPARLGRTTGAGTGVEGEPDPEGGPATKGGPGAGSEPDAGTVPVLCAREVDLVRDGQAILSKVSLTVRAGEHWALLGANGAGKSTLLGLLGALTHPTRGTVDVLGHRLGRVDLRSLRTHVGHVDPRHALRSPLKVRDVVLTGLTNSIERVPRRRPTPGQLAEADQLIGLLGLGHRREATWPTLSQGERGRALIARALMPRPRLLLLDEPATGLDVAGREQLIERIDTLQQSRPELASVLVTHHLEELPPGTTHAMLLRDGRCLASGPVGETLTGDLVSRCFGHPVRLFRTEGRWSVRTGRTAAAPRSD, from the coding sequence ATGAGTGTTTCCGCCGGGAACACGGCGTTCCCCACCTTCCCGACGCCCTCCGGGGGCGAACCCGCCCGCCTCGGGCGTACGACCGGGGCGGGCACCGGCGTCGAAGGCGAACCGGACCCGGAAGGCGGACCGGCCACGAAGGGCGGGCCCGGCGCAGGAAGCGAACCGGACGCGGGCACCGTCCCGGTCCTGTGCGCGCGGGAGGTGGATCTCGTCCGGGACGGCCAGGCGATCCTCAGCAAGGTGTCCCTGACGGTACGGGCCGGTGAGCACTGGGCACTGCTCGGCGCCAACGGTGCGGGCAAGAGCACGCTGCTCGGTCTGCTCGGCGCCCTCACCCACCCCACCCGCGGCACCGTGGACGTGCTGGGGCACCGGCTGGGACGGGTGGACCTGCGGAGCCTGCGTACCCATGTCGGCCATGTCGACCCGCGGCACGCCCTGCGCTCACCGCTGAAGGTGCGCGACGTCGTGCTGACGGGGCTGACCAACAGCATCGAGCGGGTGCCCCGCCGGCGTCCGACGCCCGGCCAGCTGGCCGAGGCCGACCAGCTCATCGGTCTGCTCGGCCTCGGCCACCGCCGGGAGGCGACCTGGCCGACCCTGTCCCAGGGGGAACGCGGGCGGGCACTGATCGCGCGGGCGCTCATGCCACGCCCCCGGCTGCTTCTGCTCGACGAGCCCGCGACCGGCCTGGACGTCGCCGGGCGCGAGCAGCTCATCGAGCGGATCGACACCCTCCAGCAGAGCCGTCCGGAGCTCGCCTCGGTCCTGGTGACCCACCACCTGGAGGAGCTGCCTCCCGGCACGACGCACGCGATGCTGCTGCGTGACGGGCGGTGCCTGGCCTCGGGCCCGGTCGGGGAGACCCTGACCGGGGATCTCGTCAGCCGCTGCTTCGGCCACCCGGTCCGTCTCTTCCGGACCGAAGGACGCTGGAGCGTACGGACCGGGCGGACGGCGGCCGCGCCGCGGTCCGACTGA
- a CDS encoding GNAT family N-acetyltransferase, producing the protein MRVRTVGGREVSARADGIRQVYADAFCAPPWNEDASAADRYTDRLATDTARPGFAAAVALDTDGTVTGFATAWTIPAPFPDYGTFPAVAAALGPRRVADWLCGAMKVDELAVGPRARGAGIGAALLSTVTAAAVDGRCWLLTSLRAEPALRFYRRAGWHRVPVAIPGEAALTVLLGPGHPGAVDLDTGGEQGS; encoded by the coding sequence GTGCGCGTACGCACAGTGGGCGGCAGGGAGGTGTCCGCACGCGCGGACGGAATACGGCAGGTGTACGCGGACGCCTTCTGCGCACCGCCGTGGAACGAGGACGCCTCGGCGGCCGACCGGTACACAGACCGGCTCGCCACCGACACGGCTCGCCCCGGGTTCGCGGCCGCGGTCGCCCTCGACACGGACGGCACGGTGACCGGTTTCGCCACCGCGTGGACCATACCCGCGCCCTTCCCCGACTACGGCACCTTCCCGGCCGTCGCCGCGGCCCTCGGACCGCGGCGGGTGGCGGACTGGCTGTGCGGAGCCATGAAGGTCGACGAGTTGGCCGTCGGTCCACGGGCACGCGGCGCCGGGATCGGAGCGGCGCTGCTCTCCACCGTCACCGCGGCGGCCGTCGACGGCCGTTGCTGGCTGCTCACCTCCCTGCGGGCCGAGCCCGCGTTGCGCTTCTACCGCCGCGCCGGCTGGCACCGGGTCCCGGTGGCCATACCCGGCGAGGCGGCCCTGACCGTACTGCTCGGCCCCGGCCATCCGGGCGCCGTGGACCTGGACACCGGCGGGGAACAGGGGAGCTGA
- a CDS encoding LCP family protein: MGQSSVRGKGTRGGVPHARGAGGDKNPRGDREGVPAGTRTPGGEDGEDSGGRRTHRRAGPPQRSTGKKRGKRRILRWTAVTLSLLILGTAGAGYLYYEHLNNNIRSSGRSGGESGVEKAEPNALGDTPLNILLIGSDSRADSKNVALGGGKAERDRKGLADVQMLLHISADRKNASIVSIPRDTVVPVPQCTDSETDETFAATTATPINETLGRGGPGCTLTTWETLTGVYIDHWMMVDFAGVVAMADEIGGVPVCVKTGVWDRPTRMVKGGSGLRLTAGTHEVQGEQALQWLRTRHAFGNDQNRAKAQHMYMNGMMKKLQEQSAWTDTGRLLGLAETATKSIEVSDGIDTVKKLFDLSMQLKNVKLDRLTTATVPTVAWSGDKDKLVMVQDSADKMWTMLREDVAYDKNGDGDPAGAEPSAPAEPKVPAEAPGTFGVTVVNGTGFGGGLPVQGRAGSLAEALKAQGFTQAEASQSAVPRKSTALTYPSGDGDQGESNALAVAGALGLPDSVVKADAEAQGLTLVIGEDWREGVTYEKPKSEAGGLPEGADDKTDCMDVYSVYEWDGKAES, encoded by the coding sequence GTGGGACAGAGCAGCGTGCGCGGGAAGGGGACCCGGGGAGGAGTTCCGCACGCCCGTGGAGCGGGCGGGGACAAGAACCCTCGCGGGGACCGCGAGGGGGTGCCCGCGGGCACCCGTACCCCGGGAGGCGAGGACGGTGAGGACAGCGGCGGGCGGAGGACCCACCGCCGCGCCGGGCCACCGCAGAGGAGCACCGGGAAGAAGCGCGGGAAGCGCAGGATACTGCGCTGGACCGCCGTCACGCTGTCCCTGCTCATACTCGGGACGGCCGGCGCCGGTTACCTGTATTACGAGCACCTCAACAACAACATCCGCAGTTCCGGGCGCAGCGGCGGGGAGAGCGGGGTGGAGAAGGCGGAACCGAACGCCCTGGGCGACACCCCGCTGAACATCCTGCTGATCGGTTCCGACAGCCGCGCCGACAGCAAGAACGTGGCGCTCGGCGGCGGCAAGGCGGAGCGGGACCGCAAGGGCCTCGCGGACGTGCAGATGCTTCTGCACATCTCGGCGGACCGCAAGAACGCCTCGATCGTGTCCATCCCCCGCGACACGGTCGTGCCCGTTCCCCAGTGCACCGATTCCGAGACCGACGAGACGTTCGCCGCCACCACCGCCACGCCCATCAACGAGACGCTGGGACGCGGCGGCCCGGGCTGCACCCTCACCACCTGGGAGACGCTCACCGGGGTCTACATCGACCACTGGATGATGGTCGACTTCGCCGGTGTGGTGGCGATGGCGGACGAGATCGGCGGCGTACCGGTCTGTGTGAAGACAGGCGTCTGGGACAGGCCGACCCGGATGGTGAAGGGCGGCTCGGGTCTGCGACTGACCGCGGGCACCCATGAGGTCCAGGGCGAGCAGGCGCTCCAGTGGCTGCGTACCCGGCACGCGTTCGGTAACGACCAGAACCGTGCCAAGGCCCAGCACATGTACATGAACGGGATGATGAAGAAACTCCAGGAACAGAGCGCCTGGACCGACACCGGCCGGTTGCTGGGGCTGGCGGAGACGGCGACGAAGTCGATCGAGGTCTCCGACGGGATCGACACGGTCAAGAAGCTGTTCGATCTGTCGATGCAGCTCAAGAACGTGAAACTGGACCGCCTCACGACCGCGACGGTTCCCACGGTCGCCTGGTCGGGGGACAAGGACAAGCTCGTCATGGTCCAGGACTCCGCGGACAAGATGTGGACGATGCTCCGCGAGGACGTCGCCTACGACAAGAACGGCGACGGCGACCCGGCCGGCGCCGAGCCGTCCGCCCCCGCCGAGCCGAAGGTCCCCGCCGAGGCGCCGGGGACGTTCGGCGTCACGGTGGTCAACGGCACCGGGTTCGGCGGCGGGCTGCCCGTCCAGGGCCGGGCGGGCAGCCTGGCCGAAGCCCTGAAGGCCCAGGGCTTCACGCAGGCGGAGGCCTCGCAGAGCGCCGTGCCCCGCAAGAGCACGGCGCTCACCTACCCGTCGGGGGACGGCGACCAGGGCGAGTCCAACGCGCTGGCCGTGGCCGGGGCGCTCGGCCTGCCCGACTCGGTGGTCAAGGCGGACGCCGAGGCCCAGGGACTCACACTCGTGATCGGTGAGGACTGGCGCGAAGGCGTCACCTACGAGAAGCCGAAGTCGGAGGCGGGCGGCCTCCCGGAGGGCGCGGACGACAAGACGGACTGCATGGACGTCTACTCCGTCTACGAGTGGGACGGAAAGGCCGAAAGCTGA
- a CDS encoding helix-turn-helix domain-containing protein, whose amino-acid sequence MVETETALRTLAHNVRAARTRAGLSLDELGRRAKVSKGSLFALEKAQGNPNFATLVRLADTLGVSVSALMEGAAQERVRVVSGDVVVPLWAGAQGGEARLMLTTSGPAPVEVWRWSLQPGEEYPSHPHQAGVVETVSVTTGRMVLVVEGDEYPVEAGQTATFGGDVPHTYRGDGDGTCHLIMTVHLPPGPA is encoded by the coding sequence ATGGTGGAGACCGAGACGGCTCTGCGGACGCTCGCGCACAACGTCAGAGCCGCGCGCACCCGCGCGGGGTTGTCCCTGGACGAACTCGGACGGCGTGCCAAGGTCAGCAAGGGCTCACTGTTCGCCCTGGAGAAAGCTCAGGGGAACCCGAACTTCGCCACCCTGGTCCGCCTCGCCGACACTCTCGGCGTCTCGGTGTCCGCCCTGATGGAAGGGGCTGCGCAGGAGCGTGTCCGGGTCGTGTCCGGTGACGTTGTGGTGCCGCTGTGGGCGGGAGCGCAGGGTGGCGAGGCCCGGCTGATGCTCACGACGTCCGGTCCGGCTCCGGTCGAGGTCTGGCGCTGGAGTCTTCAGCCCGGTGAGGAGTACCCCAGCCATCCCCACCAGGCCGGCGTCGTCGAGACCGTCAGCGTCACCACGGGCCGCATGGTCCTGGTCGTCGAGGGCGACGAGTATCCCGTCGAAGCCGGGCAGACCGCCACCTTCGGCGGCGACGTCCCCCACACCTACCGCGGCGACGGCGACGGCACCTGTCATCTGATCATGACCGTCCACCTGCCGCCCGGTCCCGCCTGA
- a CDS encoding phosphoribosyltransferase family protein yields the protein MQFTDRTDAGRRLAGQLGHLGGRDPVVLGLPRGGVPVAFEVARTLGAPLDVTVVRKLGVPHHPELGFGAIGEDGARIISDEIVRHTGVREQDLVAVERAEETELARRAHAYREGRPRLPLRGRTVIVVDDGIATGATARAACQVVRAQGAAHVVLAVPVASADVVARLRDDVDELVCLSAPALFSAVGEWYQDFSQTSDAEVVALLARAGGGGTTSEEVEVEADGTTLTGDLVLPGGTGAVVVFAHGSGSSRHSPRNRSVATVLHRAGLGTLLFDLLTPSEEADRANVFDIGLLAGRLAEATRWLHHRVAVPVGSFGASTGAAAALRAAATPDSGVGAVVSRGGRPDLAGADLSAVRAPTLLIVGGEDTTVIGLNRQAQAALHCENRLETVPGATHLFEEPGTLDQAAELARDWFTAHLLPGQPATGP from the coding sequence GTGCAGTTCACCGACCGTACGGATGCGGGGCGCAGGCTCGCCGGGCAGCTCGGGCACCTCGGGGGGCGTGATCCCGTGGTCCTGGGGCTGCCCCGCGGCGGAGTCCCGGTGGCGTTCGAGGTGGCGCGGACGCTCGGCGCCCCTCTCGATGTGACCGTGGTCCGCAAACTGGGCGTCCCGCACCACCCGGAGCTGGGCTTCGGGGCCATCGGTGAGGACGGGGCGCGGATCATCAGCGACGAGATCGTCCGCCACACCGGGGTACGCGAGCAGGACCTCGTGGCGGTCGAGCGCGCCGAGGAGACGGAGCTGGCGCGGCGCGCACACGCCTACCGGGAGGGCCGTCCCCGCCTCCCGCTGCGCGGGCGCACGGTGATCGTGGTGGACGACGGCATCGCCACCGGCGCCACCGCGCGCGCGGCATGCCAGGTGGTACGGGCGCAGGGCGCCGCCCACGTGGTGCTGGCCGTCCCGGTGGCGTCGGCGGACGTCGTGGCCCGGTTGCGCGACGACGTGGACGAGCTGGTGTGCCTGTCCGCCCCGGCTCTCTTCTCCGCCGTCGGCGAGTGGTACCAGGACTTCTCCCAGACCTCCGACGCGGAGGTCGTCGCCCTGCTGGCGCGGGCGGGCGGCGGCGGCACGACGTCCGAGGAGGTCGAGGTGGAGGCGGACGGCACCACACTGACCGGAGACCTCGTCCTCCCGGGCGGCACCGGCGCGGTGGTGGTGTTCGCGCACGGCTCCGGCAGCAGCCGCCACAGTCCGCGCAACCGCTCGGTGGCGACGGTCCTGCACCGTGCGGGCCTGGGCACGTTGCTCTTCGACCTGCTCACACCGTCGGAGGAGGCGGACCGGGCCAACGTCTTCGACATCGGACTGCTCGCGGGCCGACTGGCGGAGGCCACCCGGTGGCTGCACCACCGGGTGGCCGTCCCGGTGGGCTCGTTCGGCGCGAGTACGGGGGCGGCCGCGGCGCTCCGGGCCGCAGCGACGCCGGACTCCGGTGTCGGCGCGGTGGTCTCCCGAGGGGGACGCCCCGATCTCGCGGGAGCGGACCTGTCAGCCGTACGGGCGCCGACGCTGCTGATCGTCGGCGGCGAGGACACCACCGTGATCGGCCTCAACCGGCAGGCGCAGGCGGCGCTGCACTGCGAGAACCGGCTGGAGACCGTCCCCGGCGCGACCCACCTGTTCGAGGAACCGGGGACCCTCGACCAGGCCGCGGAGCTGGCCCGCGACTGGTTCACGGCACATCTGCTGCCGGGACAGCCCGCCACCGGTCCCTGA
- a CDS encoding ABC transporter permease: MSPATELQSLAEAPGYQARRTLPLRVEAMRQLRRRRTLLMGGVLAALPFVLIIAFAIGGTPDGEGGGRGSSRINLMDVATESAANFAATSLFVSAGFLLVVPVALFCGDTVASEASWSSLRYLLAAPVPRARLLWSKLVVALGFSLAAMVLLPLVALAAGAAAYGWGPLRLPTGGALATADTVPRLALVVAFIFVSQLVTAGLAFWLSTRTDAPLGAVGGAVGLTIVGNVLDAVTALGSWREFLPAHWQFAWADALQPDLEWGGMVKGAAVSVTYALVLFALAFRGFSRKDIVS, encoded by the coding sequence ATGAGCCCCGCCACCGAGTTGCAGAGCCTCGCCGAAGCCCCCGGCTACCAGGCCCGCCGCACCCTGCCGCTGCGCGTCGAGGCGATGCGGCAGCTGCGCAGGCGCCGCACCCTGCTCATGGGCGGGGTGCTGGCCGCCCTGCCGTTCGTCCTGATCATCGCCTTCGCGATCGGCGGCACACCGGACGGCGAAGGGGGCGGACGCGGCAGCTCACGCATCAACCTCATGGACGTCGCCACCGAGTCCGCCGCCAACTTCGCCGCCACCAGCCTGTTCGTCTCCGCCGGCTTCCTGCTGGTGGTGCCGGTGGCGCTGTTCTGCGGGGACACCGTCGCCTCCGAGGCGAGCTGGTCCTCGCTGCGCTACCTGCTCGCGGCGCCCGTGCCCCGGGCCCGGCTGCTGTGGAGCAAACTGGTCGTGGCACTCGGCTTCAGCCTGGCCGCGATGGTGCTGCTGCCGCTCGTCGCCCTGGCGGCAGGCGCGGCGGCGTACGGCTGGGGACCGCTGCGGCTGCCCACCGGTGGCGCACTCGCCACCGCCGACACCGTGCCACGGCTCGCCCTCGTGGTCGCGTTCATCTTCGTCTCCCAACTCGTCACAGCCGGGCTGGCGTTCTGGCTGTCGACGCGGACCGACGCACCACTCGGCGCGGTCGGCGGCGCGGTCGGTCTCACCATCGTGGGCAACGTCCTGGACGCCGTCACCGCCCTCGGCTCATGGCGTGAATTCCTGCCCGCCCACTGGCAGTTCGCCTGGGCGGACGCGCTCCAGCCGGACCTTGAGTGGGGCGGGATGGTGAAGGGCGCGGCGGTCTCGGTGACGTACGCCCTGGTTCTCTTCGCGCTGGCCTTCCGGGGGTTCAGCCGTAAGGACATCGTGTCCTGA
- a CDS encoding FadR/GntR family transcriptional regulator, which produces MTQGPPGGPVGVLRPSPLVEQAVEHLRERITGGTWPVGTKLPGETTLAASLGVGRSTVREALRALSGAGLVRSRQGAGVFVVATEATEDWSTQLRRAAVTDVYEVRVLIEVEAAQLAARRRTDEDVLALDAALTGRRAAGRAGNAEFVDADIALHAAVVAAAHNPVLTDLFTRFVPVLRHGLVDMLDLLGLRAADPDHGDVGHAALVDAIRAGDADRAARTLREELSGTLARLRSL; this is translated from the coding sequence GTGACACAGGGACCGCCCGGCGGACCGGTCGGCGTTCTCCGGCCGTCGCCCCTGGTCGAGCAGGCCGTCGAGCATCTGCGCGAGCGGATCACCGGCGGCACGTGGCCGGTGGGGACGAAGCTCCCCGGCGAGACCACTCTGGCCGCGTCCCTGGGTGTGGGCCGGTCCACCGTCCGTGAGGCGCTGCGGGCACTGTCCGGGGCGGGGCTGGTCCGCTCACGCCAGGGCGCAGGGGTCTTCGTCGTCGCGACCGAGGCCACCGAGGACTGGAGCACCCAGCTCCGGCGGGCAGCCGTCACCGACGTCTACGAGGTCCGTGTGCTCATCGAGGTCGAGGCCGCGCAACTGGCGGCCCGGCGCCGCACCGACGAGGACGTCCTCGCCCTGGACGCGGCACTGACCGGCCGGCGTGCGGCAGGGCGCGCGGGCAACGCGGAGTTCGTCGACGCCGACATCGCCCTGCACGCCGCCGTGGTCGCGGCGGCCCACAACCCCGTACTGACCGACCTGTTCACCCGGTTCGTCCCGGTGCTGCGGCACGGCCTGGTGGACATGCTCGACCTCCTCGGCCTGCGCGCCGCCGACCCCGACCACGGCGACGTGGGACATGCGGCTCTGGTGGACGCGATCAGGGCGGGCGACGCGGACCGCGCCGCCCGTACGCTCCGGGAGGAGCTGTCCGGGACGCTGGCGCGGCTGCGCTCACTGTGA
- a CDS encoding MFS transporter, which translates to MSAPPKESVIRAPGIPHLLLVVLFCFSGFALLLPVSPAWAVNGGADEFGAGLVTAVLMAATVLAQLCVRTTLRKLGWTRTLALGALLLGLPSPLQALSDHLLPILLTTALRGAGFGIVTVCGSIAASALAPRGRQGAAIGLYGLAVALPQVALTPAAPWLVGTFALPAVIACGVLPVLALPWAQALGHAVEARTDSPAPQDGPTQAPAPTTTVLRRILLPLTVLLLVTAAGGAVLTFAPQFTATPALAATALLTLTATAALARWGCGELADRIAPRPVGAILTSAACAGLALIALAVGSDSDSTLVLLTGLLLLGTAYGGTQSLTLVQAFNHAGAENRHTTSVAWNIGYDAGTGIGSLMLGLAARAATFSVGFATMSALMAAAALMVLFAGAQPAAGRSVGSGPRA; encoded by the coding sequence ATGTCTGCGCCCCCGAAGGAATCCGTCATACGGGCCCCGGGCATACCGCACCTGCTGCTGGTGGTGCTTTTCTGCTTCTCCGGATTCGCCCTCCTGCTTCCGGTCTCACCGGCATGGGCCGTCAACGGAGGAGCCGACGAGTTCGGGGCCGGACTCGTCACCGCCGTCCTGATGGCCGCCACCGTCCTGGCGCAGCTGTGCGTCAGAACCACGCTGCGCAAGCTCGGATGGACCCGCACCCTCGCCCTCGGTGCTCTCCTGCTGGGCCTGCCCTCCCCGCTGCAAGCCCTCAGCGACCATCTGCTGCCCATCCTGCTGACGACCGCTCTGCGTGGAGCGGGATTCGGCATCGTCACCGTCTGCGGTTCAATCGCTGCGTCCGCTCTGGCCCCTCGCGGACGCCAGGGAGCAGCCATCGGCCTCTACGGCCTCGCCGTCGCCCTGCCCCAGGTAGCCCTCACCCCAGCGGCCCCCTGGCTGGTGGGCACATTCGCCCTCCCCGCCGTCATCGCCTGCGGCGTACTCCCCGTCCTCGCACTGCCCTGGGCACAAGCCCTCGGCCACGCCGTCGAAGCCCGCACCGACAGCCCGGCGCCCCAGGACGGCCCCACCCAGGCCCCCGCCCCCACGACCACGGTTCTCCGGCGTATCCTGCTCCCCCTCACCGTGCTCCTCCTGGTCACAGCAGCGGGCGGAGCCGTACTCACCTTCGCCCCGCAGTTCACCGCCACACCCGCGCTCGCCGCCACGGCACTGCTCACCCTCACTGCCACCGCGGCCCTGGCCCGCTGGGGCTGCGGAGAACTGGCCGACCGGATCGCCCCGCGACCGGTCGGCGCCATCCTCACCTCGGCCGCGTGCGCGGGCCTGGCACTGATCGCGCTGGCCGTCGGCTCGGACAGTGACAGCACCCTCGTCCTGTTGACCGGACTGCTTCTTCTGGGAACGGCGTACGGAGGAACGCAGAGCCTCACCCTGGTGCAGGCGTTCAACCACGCGGGCGCTGAGAACCGGCACACGACCTCCGTCGCGTGGAACATCGGCTACGACGCCGGCACCGGAATCGGGTCCCTCATGCTCGGCCTGGCAGCCCGAGCGGCGACCTTCTCCGTCGGCTTCGCCACCATGTCCGCACTGATGGCAGCCGCGGCCCTCATGGTTCTCTTCGCCGGTGCGCAGCCGGCCGCCGGACGTTCCGTGGGCAGTGGCCCGCGGGCTTGA